In Serratia liquefaciens ATCC 27592, the genomic stretch GACGAAACGGGCGTAAAAATCGACGTGAGCGTCGGTAATGTCTTTGCCTTTAATCCCCGGCAGCCAGATGATTTTTCGCAGGCCCAGCATCGCTTTGAGCTCTTGCTCTACCCGATCACGGCTCCAGCCAGGGTTGCGGTTGCGATTGATCCAACTGCTCTCGGTCATGATGCCGGTGCCATGACCATCCACCTCGATGCCCCCGCCTTCTCCTGTCAAGGCGCTGCGGCGCAGTGGGTTAACGCCGAAATGTCTTGCCTGGAAAGCGGCCAACTGAGCATCTTTGCCGTGCCGTTGTTTATTGCCCCAGCCGTTAAAGTTGAAGTCCACCGCCGCCAATTCACCCGCGTTGTTGGTAACGAAATTGGCAGCGATATCGCGCATCCAAATATCATCGAGCTCGGTAATGACAAAGGTCACATTGTGGCTACCGCATTTTCTCTCCGCTAACTCTCGTTCACGTTCGCGACAAAATACCGTCAGCGGCTGGTAAACCGCGATAGCACGGGCAATGCGCCCCAGAGCATCTTGCACGTCCGCCGTGAACGCCCCCCAAATCGCCCGCTGTGCGCCAAAGGCGATAAAGGCGCATTGCTGAGGCTCACCCTCATCGGGCATGCGCCAGTTTCCGCCAGCCGTTTTCTGAGCCGCGTGGCTGGACAATGATGCCAGCCCCATCGAGGCCGTCAGGCTAATGCCGGCAATCAGGGAAGCCTGTTTGATAAATTCACGACGTGTTGACATGGTTTGCTCCTGTATTGCCGCCAAAACAATAAGCTAAACTATTCAGCAAAAGACGGCGTGATGTCGATAACAGCTATGTTAATCCCTTTAATCCGGGTAAAACAAAGGATACATTTAGCGGACACCTGATTAGATAGGCTTATCAATAATGTTAAAGCACTGGCCCCCGATGAACGCCCTGCGCGGTTTTGAAGCCGCCGCCCGGCTGGGCAGTTTCCACCAGGCCGCCGATGAGCTGCACCTCACTCAGT encodes the following:
- a CDS encoding agmatine deiminase family protein — encoded protein: MSTRREFIKQASLIAGISLTASMGLASLSSHAAQKTAGGNWRMPDEGEPQQCAFIAFGAQRAIWGAFTADVQDALGRIARAIAVYQPLTVFCRERERELAERKCGSHNVTFVITELDDIWMRDIAANFVTNNAGELAAVDFNFNGWGNKQRHGKDAQLAAFQARHFGVNPLRRSALTGEGGGIEVDGHGTGIMTESSWINRNRNPGWSRDRVEQELKAMLGLRKIIWLPGIKGKDITDAHVDFYARFVSPGVVIANLDSDPESYDHQVTLDHLAILKQATDADGRKIQVHTVSPPLGPRRSRFSKGNADFAAGYINYFVINGAIIAPEFGDAEADAAALALLTALYPQREVVQLNIDAIAAGGGGIHCVTSQLPAV